In Cinclus cinclus chromosome 1, bCinCin1.1, whole genome shotgun sequence, the sequence CCCGCGTGGCTTCCCTGGGCTGCCACTgatcagcagccacagccctgagcaCGCCAAGGCTCCCAGAACTACAGAAAAGGGCACATTCCCAAACCAGCATGGGATGGGTCACTGAGTCTATGTGGAACATCAGCACTGTGTCCCACTGCCAGAGCTGCTATCCCACATCTGGAGCTGCAAGGACCGGGCAGGTTGGTCTGGACTCTCACAAGTGTGTGGGATGTTCTTATCTCCCAGGATAAATGGGATATCCCAGCAGGAGCATCTTCCAGGAGACCTCCAggcctgagctctgctcccaggattGTTCTTGTGGGGAAGGCCCTCTCCTCATTGAGGCTTGGGAGATGTCcattcctgctccctgccaagAAGCAGGTGGGGAGCAGTTCCCACACAGAGGTCCATGGCTACTTAATCACTGTACCCTTATCTcactaaaattatttattattcttcTAAAAAAACTGCTTCAGAACATGCAGGTCATGTAACTGCTAGTCAATGTCTGGGATGAGGACGCAGGGGCTGAGACAGGCTCACAGTGGGGTTTCTCCAACCACAAACCCAGCATGAGTTTGGGAAGCTGCAGGTGACGAAGCACGGCAGCAGCCAGGTCGTGAGGGACgacacacagagctgtggatTTGCCAACTGCACGGGAGCTGGGCACATCTCtgccagccagagctgggagcaagGAGAGGATTGCACCAGGCTCCCAGACCATCCCGGCTCCACCCGCTGTGTCATCTGCTCCCGTGCCAgcggcagggagggagggggcgcTCCCTCCGTGCAGTGCCTGGCACTGCCGTGCTGTGCCCAACACACCGGAAAAGGTGAGGCAAGGCACACCCAGCCCGCAGGGCACCCCCTGCCTGTATTTACATGCTCCAAGGGCCATTCCTGCAAGTTCTTGCTCCCTTTCTTGGCCTGAGCGTGTTGGGAACAGGGTGGGAGGACAAAGGGATGCAGCAGGCTCCAGGCAGGCTGATCCCACGTTGGCACCACTTCCAGGAGTGTCTGAGCTTCCCTCCAGGCCagtttgctgtgctgctcctgctcctcagagGTGCTGGTGGTGCTTTTGCTGAGGCAGGGACTGACATTCCCgggcagtgtcacagtgtcacagGACTGACATTCCCAGGCAGTGTCACAGGACTGCAGCCGACAGCCCCCGTGCAAAAAAGGTGACGTTCCTGTCCTGGATCTTGTACTGGTAGATCTGGACCAGATCCTGCTCCGCCGCCTGCCGCAAGGACAATCTCTTGATTATCTTAAtctgcaaaggaaaaggaatattGTCCCTTTGGCTGCCAAGAGCACCCTGCCCCTGGCTGGCCTGCCGGGAAGGGGGGGGGTCACTGATAAATAATCCATCAGCAgcttcctgtccctgtgcctttGGTGGCAGTCCCTGATGAGGAATCACACAAGTGCCAGcacactcccagccctgcagagatcATCACGGGTCAGACTCAGATTCACCACTGGGGAAACTTCCCCGGGAagttttccctctccctgcactACAGCCACTGTGTGAGGTGGGCGTCCCAGGTGGCAGATGTCTCCGAATACCCCTGCAGAAGCAGAGTGACAGCTGGGTGCTCCAGCACGTCGTGGTGCCCACGGGATCACTCCTTAACCACACCACAGCCTGGGCTGTCTCCCACAGCCCCGGggcctgcagtgctgcaggtgaCAGGGACACGTGCCACCTGCCCGTGCTCTGCTGTGCCTCACCTGCCCGTGAACATCCTTGCAGAAGCCGGTGGCCAGCCCCTCTGCCCACAGGATGAGGTCGCTGTGATGACACAGGGAGTTCACAACCAGTTCGTTCTCCTCATCTTCCGAATCCTCGTTGCTGTGAACCAGCACCACGACGTTCCCCTGgaatgggagcagcagggaagaacGAGCCCCTGGCATGGGGGGCGGCAACAGGAGCTTTCACAAAGAGCCCATCTAAACCCCAGCTTGGCCTGAATTCCACTGGGAAAATAACCAGCAGCTGCTAATGGAGAGGCTGGACATACCCCAGCCAGAAACCCCCCGTACCCTGTCTGATccccagtgtgggcagcaggggagggggggattctgcccctctgtcccactCAGATGAGAccccctgcagagctgcctccgGCTCTGGGGCCCAAAtcagaggtgtccctgcccatggcatccGTGATCTTTACGGTCCCTTCCACCACAGGCCATCGTGTGACACATGAACACTGCAGAGCTCACTGCACATtgtgtacacacacatatatgtaatGTGCAGTCTAAAAATACCTCCAGCCTTTGTAAGGAGACAGTGGCTGAACCAGTCTGTCAGGCTGGGCAGATGGCACTGACTGAATCCAGAGCAGGTAAATAAAGAGGTGGCCAAAGGGCTGCAGCAATGCTCATATCCTCACAGCTCCGACAGGGAGCAAACACCTCTCCAACACACCAACTCTATTAACATCCACCTCAAGAGACTCTGCTTCAGCCCATGCAAGTCACCAGTGACTTAAAATAACACAAATTCTCAATCAATTAGAATGTACTTTAAAGCTTCAGAACACCTCAGACAGAAATAGCAAAGTGTTAGCGTGGTTTATCATCTTTTTTTAGCTCTTGGGAGGCAAATATTCTCTGCAAGCAGCTCATCCCCTGTTAGCACGTACAGCCCAACAGCCCGTGCTGTGTGAAGTGCAGGGTGACAACACCCGACACCACTGGCTCCTTCCTCGCTCCTGCAGGGAAGTGCCCAAGGAGGGGACGCTGCCTGTGGTGGCAGAGTTTGCATGTGACTGCGAGCACTTGTGGCTGTGGTGCTCTCAGGAGCCCCCACATggctggcagagctcagtgGATCATCACCCCACCTTGAGGACCAGCTGGAGCAGTCATGCTGGAGGGTGGTGAGAGCAGGGactggggtgtccccaagggGCCCTTAGTTCTGTCCCCTGTGAGACTCACCAGCCCCTCACACGACTCATTTCCACCCCTGCCCTCCCACACAGGGGTGTGAGTCAGGATCTCTGGAGAGCCAGGAGCTCCAAAAAACACTGTTTTACACTTGAAATCCCTGTTCATACATCAGAGACACACAGAACCcttctctgggcagcatctCACAGGAATTCAGCTGAACGGGAGCCTGCACAGGTACTCAGGAACCCACACAACTCCCAAGGGTGGCTGGCCCCAGAGCGATGACCTGAACTCCTTGGACAGCCACAGCCTTTCAAAAACCTCCTGACGGTGAGATGAAAAGaggaagcagagccaggcttTGCTCTGGAGGCTCTGTGCACAGCCAGAGCCCAGGGGAGCAGtacctgcagctggcagcacacGGACGCACGGCAGTAGTGGATGAAGTCCAGCACAGACACCGGTGCAGCCCCCAGGCTCAGCAGGACACTGAGGTCATCCACCAGCAGCACGGGGCCTTTCCAGGAATCACGGGCACAGGGAGTCAGCGACACCCGCACAAAGTCAAACAAGGCTCGGAGCTCACGGGGGCTCCTGCTGAAAGGCACGAAGGAGCTGTCAGGGGCTTGGCACCGTGTGTCCCTCTCCTCACCCACTGACCCACAGTGGGGGGTCACCAGCCTGCCCCCACTGCTGTGACAGCCACCTCCTCGCTGCCCCttcagcccctgctccagggatTGTGGAATGGTCTAGGTGGGAAtgaagaaatgaggaaaaatacaCCTCTTTGTAAGGAGGAAACATCTGAAGAGGTCCCAGTCAGACAGAACACAAGTCACACCAGGATTATCTTTGCTAAAACCAATAGCTTCTGCCCAGGTCTGTTTTAGCTTTCACAGGGtcccaaaatggtttgggttggaaggaagttcaaagcccatccagtgccacctccctgccacgggcagggacacctcccactatcccaggctgcttcaggccctgtccaacctggccttggacactgcttGGGCAAGTGTTTGGCCTTCGCTGAGCTTCCCAGGTGACATGGAGAAAATGACACGAGAATAAACCCAAAAGCCAGCATGGATAAAGCAGCACTGTTCTCTTGGATAAACctcaaaataatgaaacaagGGAATAAAACCACTTGGCTGGGCTTTCATTTGACACAAGCCCGTGGAGTGCTGAAATGAATGTTTTTCTAGGCCTGTGACATGCTTGGCAATGAGGATGGGGGTGGAAGTTCCCCTACAATTCTGGGAAGGAAGACAGGatccctccctgagcagcagaagcagcaagggACAGGCCAGGACACTTAGGGGATGTGCACAATGCTGGTGTTTCCCTTCAGCTGGTGTCCAGCTGAGTCCTTGGCCTTGGAGGGGAGTGCCAAGGGCAGCGGGAGCTGGTGCTGGACCTTGGGTGGTGATCTtggtggcagcagctgtgagGAGGAACACTCCATGCTCAGGCTCACCTCAGGAATTGCAGAGGACTGGgctgtcctggctgctcctcctccccaaACAGGAGGTCAAGGCAGGACTTGAGGCCCTCCAGGAAGAcaagctgtccctgctccttggCAGCTGCCAGATTGACTCCCtggacagaagaaaatattagagAGTGAACACTTACAGAAAACAGTGCCCACAGAACCACGTGGGTCAACAGCCAA encodes:
- the ELP6 gene encoding elongator complex protein 6; the encoded protein is MFAELNELLGASPERPDAGKFTLLRDTRTDGSFLVHHFLSFYLRAGCKVCFVALLQSFSHYSIVAQKLGVNLAAAKEQGQLVFLEGLKSCLDLLFGEEEQPGQPSPLQFLSRSPRELRALFDFVRVSLTPCARDSWKGPVLLVDDLSVLLSLGAAPVSVLDFIHYCRASVCCQLQGNVVVLVHSNEDSEDEENELVVNSLCHHSDLILWAEGLATGFCKDVHGQIKIIKRLSLRQAAEQDLVQIYQYKIQDRNVTFFARGLSAAVL